From a region of the Methylocystis hirsuta genome:
- the hisA gene encoding 1-(5-phosphoribosyl)-5-[(5-phosphoribosylamino)methylideneamino]imidazole-4-carboxamide isomerase, whose translation MILFPAIDLKEGQCVRLAQGDMDRATVFNDDPAEQARAFQRVGFEYLHVVDLDGAFAGAPRNARAVESILAALTIPVQLGGGIRDMRTLSSWLEKGVARVIIGTAAVKDPSFVREAARLHPGRVAVGVDAKNGFVAVDGWSRATRMSALDLGKSFEDAGVSAIIYTDISRDGVLTGLNIEATLALADALTIPVIASGGLASLADVERLLQPDCRKLAGAITGRALYDGRLDPAQALAMIRSAMGAVYD comes from the coding sequence GTGATTCTGTTTCCCGCAATCGATTTGAAGGAAGGTCAGTGCGTGCGCCTCGCCCAGGGCGATATGGACCGCGCGACCGTGTTCAATGACGACCCCGCGGAGCAGGCGCGCGCCTTCCAGCGAGTCGGGTTCGAATATCTGCATGTCGTCGATCTCGACGGCGCCTTCGCGGGGGCGCCGCGCAATGCCCGGGCGGTCGAATCCATTCTCGCGGCGCTGACGATTCCCGTGCAGCTTGGCGGCGGCATTCGCGACATGCGCACGCTGTCCTCCTGGTTGGAAAAAGGCGTCGCGCGCGTCATCATCGGCACGGCGGCCGTCAAGGACCCGTCTTTCGTGCGCGAGGCGGCGCGCCTTCACCCGGGCCGCGTCGCCGTAGGGGTCGACGCCAAGAATGGTTTTGTCGCCGTCGACGGCTGGTCGCGCGCGACGCGCATGTCGGCGCTCGATCTCGGCAAGAGTTTCGAAGACGCGGGCGTGAGCGCCATCATCTACACCGACATCTCGCGCGACGGCGTTTTGACCGGCCTCAATATCGAGGCGACCCTGGCGCTCGCCGACGCCTTGACGATTCCCGTTATCGCCTCGGGCGGCCTGGCGTCGCTCGCCGACGTGGAGCGGCTGCTGCAGCCCGATTGCCGCAAGCTCGCCGGCGCGATCACCGGACGGGCGCTTTATGACGGGCGGCTCGATCCGGCGCAGGCGCTGGCGATGATACGCAGTGCTATGGGAGCCGTCTATGACTAA
- the coaA gene encoding type I pantothenate kinase, with protein sequence MTAAELVPNNEALSPYRHFTRAEWASLRADTPLTLTLDDLVRLKSLNDPISLEEVIEIYLPLSRLLALYVAATQGLFKATQRFLGAEDGKVPYIIGVAGSVAVGKSTTARVLRALLSRWPNTPKVELITTDGFLLPNRILEAERLMDKKGFPESYDNKSLLRFLSDVKAGRRNVCAPVYSHMTYDVVEGEATCVDRPDILIVEGVNVLLAPRMRDGREIPFVSDFFDFSVYLDAPEDVLERWYVERFRRLQQTAFRDPQSYFRVYADLDAEETTRVAKDIWTRINLENLRQNIAPTRPRASLILTKDADHRIEEVALRKL encoded by the coding sequence ATGACGGCGGCGGAGCTCGTCCCCAACAACGAGGCTCTTTCCCCCTACCGGCATTTTACGCGCGCCGAATGGGCGTCGCTGCGCGCCGATACCCCGCTGACGCTGACGCTCGATGATCTCGTCCGGCTGAAATCGCTCAATGATCCGATCTCGCTCGAAGAAGTCATCGAAATCTATCTGCCGCTGTCGCGCCTGCTCGCGCTCTATGTTGCGGCGACGCAAGGCCTCTTCAAGGCGACACAGCGCTTTCTCGGCGCCGAGGACGGCAAGGTTCCCTACATCATCGGCGTCGCGGGATCCGTCGCCGTGGGAAAATCCACGACGGCGCGCGTATTGCGCGCCCTGTTGTCGCGCTGGCCGAACACGCCGAAAGTGGAGCTCATCACCACCGACGGATTTCTTTTGCCCAACAGGATTCTCGAGGCCGAAAGGCTGATGGACAAGAAGGGCTTTCCGGAAAGCTACGACAACAAATCGCTGCTGCGATTTCTCTCCGATGTAAAGGCGGGACGGCGCAATGTCTGTGCGCCGGTCTATTCGCATATGACCTATGACGTCGTCGAGGGCGAAGCGACCTGCGTCGACCGTCCCGACATTCTCATCGTCGAAGGCGTCAACGTTCTGCTTGCGCCGCGCATGCGCGACGGCCGCGAAATTCCCTTCGTCTCCGACTTCTTCGATTTCTCGGTCTATCTCGACGCGCCCGAAGACGTGCTGGAGCGATGGTATGTGGAGCGCTTTCGGCGGCTTCAGCAGACGGCGTTCCGCGATCCGCAATCCTACTTCCGCGTCTATGCCGATCTCGACGCAGAGGAGACGACGCGCGTCGCGAAAGACATATGGACGCGCATCAACCTCGAGAATCTGCGCCAGAACATCGCCCCGACGCGCCCGCGCGCGAGTTTGATCCTCACCAAGGACGCTGATCACAGGATCGAGGAAGTGGCGCTGCGCAAATTATGA
- the hisB gene encoding imidazoleglycerol-phosphate dehydratase HisB, giving the protein MRSATIERNTKETKISVTVDLDGDGRSDISTGVGFFDHMLDQIARHAPLDLAVRAEGDLHIDGHHTIEDVGIAIGQAVDRALADRKGISRYGDAHVPLDEALTRVVVDVSGRPFLVYEVAFPAQRIGGFDTELMREFFQAFAVHARVGLHIECLRGVNSHHIAESAFKGFARALGKAVAIDPRRTQGEAPSTKGTLTA; this is encoded by the coding sequence ATGCGCAGCGCGACGATCGAGCGCAACACCAAGGAAACCAAAATCTCGGTCACCGTCGACCTCGACGGGGACGGCCGCTCGGACATATCGACCGGCGTGGGATTTTTCGATCATATGCTCGACCAGATCGCTCGTCATGCGCCGCTGGATCTTGCCGTGCGCGCTGAGGGCGATCTGCACATCGACGGTCATCACACGATCGAGGACGTCGGCATCGCCATCGGCCAGGCGGTGGATCGCGCGCTTGCAGACCGCAAGGGCATTTCCCGCTATGGCGACGCGCATGTGCCGCTCGACGAGGCCCTGACCCGCGTCGTCGTGGACGTCTCGGGCCGGCCCTTTCTTGTTTACGAGGTCGCATTTCCGGCGCAGCGGATCGGCGGCTTTGATACCGAGCTGATGCGCGAATTCTTCCAGGCCTTTGCGGTTCACGCCCGTGTCGGGCTGCACATCGAATGTCTGCGCGGCGTCAACAGCCACCATATCGCCGAAAGCGCCTTTAAGGGCTTCGCGCGCGCCTTGGGCAAAGCGGTGGCGATCGATCCGCGCCGCACGCAGGGGGAAGCGCCTTCCACCAAGGGAACGCTCACCGCCTGA
- the trpS gene encoding tryptophan--tRNA ligase, with protein sequence MSTFPQRVFSGVQSTGNLHLGNYLGAIVKFVELQKSFDCMYCVVDLHAITVPQDPIALKANTREIAAAFIACGIDPKDNIVFNQSQVPEHAELAWVLNCVARIGWLNRMTQFKDKAGKDRENASMGLLDYPVLMAADILIYRATHVPVGDDQKQHLELARDIAQKFNNDFSESIARNGFGEAFFPLPEPLISGPATRVMSLRDGTKKMSKSDASDYSRINLSDDADQIAQKVKKAKTDPDALPSEEKGLEGRPEAYNLVGIFAALSGRSKADVLGEFGGANFSTFKSALVDLAVAKLAPITDRMRRIREDESYVDGVLRDGAERARAIARENMNAVKDIVGFLR encoded by the coding sequence ATGTCCACATTTCCTCAGCGCGTCTTCTCGGGCGTGCAGTCCACCGGCAATCTGCATCTCGGCAACTATCTCGGCGCGATCGTCAAATTCGTCGAGCTGCAGAAGAGCTTCGACTGCATGTATTGCGTCGTCGACCTGCATGCGATCACGGTGCCGCAGGATCCGATCGCACTGAAGGCGAACACGCGCGAGATCGCCGCGGCCTTCATCGCCTGCGGCATCGACCCGAAGGACAACATCGTCTTCAACCAGAGCCAGGTGCCGGAGCACGCCGAACTCGCCTGGGTGTTGAATTGCGTCGCGCGCATCGGCTGGCTCAATCGCATGACCCAGTTCAAGGACAAGGCCGGCAAGGATCGCGAGAACGCCTCCATGGGCCTGCTCGACTATCCGGTGCTGATGGCCGCCGATATTTTGATCTATCGCGCGACGCATGTGCCCGTCGGCGACGACCAGAAACAGCACCTCGAACTGGCGCGCGATATCGCGCAGAAGTTCAACAACGACTTCTCGGAATCGATCGCGCGCAACGGCTTCGGCGAAGCGTTCTTCCCCCTGCCCGAACCGCTGATCTCCGGCCCGGCGACGCGGGTGATGAGCCTGCGCGACGGCACGAAGAAAATGTCGAAGTCGGACGCTTCCGATTATTCGCGCATCAATCTGTCGGACGACGCCGATCAGATCGCGCAGAAGGTAAAAAAGGCGAAAACCGACCCCGACGCGCTGCCTTCCGAGGAAAAGGGCCTCGAAGGGCGCCCCGAGGCCTACAATCTCGTCGGCATCTTCGCGGCGCTTTCCGGGCGCAGCAAGGCGGATGTGCTCGGCGAATTCGGCGGCGCCAATTTCTCGACCTTCAAGAGCGCGCTCGTCGATCTCGCGGTGGCCAAGCTCGCGCCGATCACCGACAGGATGCGCCGCATTCGCGAGGATGAGAGCTATGTCGACGGCGTGCTGCGCGACGGCGCCGAACGCGCCCGCGCGATCGCCCGCGAGAATATGAACGCGGTGAAGGATATCGTGGGATTTTTGCGTTAG
- a CDS encoding phosphoribosyl-ATP diphosphatase, whose amino-acid sequence MSFTLDSLAALIKSRRNDSASTSYTKTLLDAGMPRIAKKFGEEAVETVIAAMEGDRSALVNEAADTFYHLLVMLEARDISLDDVLRELERRTKQSGLAEKAARGAKE is encoded by the coding sequence ATGAGTTTCACGCTCGACTCTCTCGCCGCGCTGATCAAATCGCGGCGCAACGACAGCGCCTCGACCTCCTATACGAAGACCCTGCTCGACGCCGGAATGCCGCGCATCGCCAAGAAGTTCGGCGAAGAGGCGGTCGAAACGGTGATCGCGGCGATGGAGGGCGACCGAAGCGCGCTCGTCAATGAAGCCGCGGACACGTTCTACCATCTTCTGGTCATGCTCGAAGCGCGGGACATTTCGCTCGACGACGTGTTGCGCGAACTGGAGCGGCGCACGAAACAATCCGGGCTAGCGGAGAAAGCCGCGCGCGGGGCAAAGGAATGA
- the hisH gene encoding imidazole glycerol phosphate synthase subunit HisH, with protein sequence MTTAIIDYGSGNLHSALKAFERAARESRAQGDIRVTSDPDVVRAAERVVLPGVGAFADCRRGLMAIEGLYAALQEAVIDRGRPFLGICVGMQLMGARGLEHGETPGLGWIPGDVAAIEPADPSLKIPHMGWNTLTLSRGHPLFAGVPTGERGLHAYFVHSFQLTPASPDHVLATTDYGAPLTAAVARDNLVGVQFHPEKSQRLGLALIGNFLRWRP encoded by the coding sequence TTGACGACCGCGATCATCGACTATGGGTCGGGCAATCTGCATTCCGCCTTGAAAGCCTTTGAGCGCGCCGCTCGCGAGTCACGGGCGCAAGGCGACATTCGCGTCACCAGCGACCCCGACGTCGTGCGCGCCGCCGAGCGGGTTGTGCTGCCGGGCGTCGGCGCTTTCGCCGATTGTCGCCGCGGCCTCATGGCGATCGAGGGTCTTTACGCCGCCCTGCAAGAAGCGGTCATCGACCGGGGCCGGCCGTTCTTAGGGATTTGCGTCGGAATGCAGCTCATGGGCGCGCGCGGCCTCGAACATGGCGAAACGCCGGGCCTCGGCTGGATTCCGGGAGACGTCGCGGCGATCGAGCCTGCGGATCCTTCGCTGAAAATCCCGCATATGGGTTGGAATACGCTGACGCTGAGCCGGGGACATCCGCTCTTTGCCGGCGTGCCGACGGGAGAGCGTGGATTGCACGCCTATTTCGTGCACTCGTTTCAGCTGACGCCGGCGTCGCCGGACCACGTCCTGGCGACGACCGACTATGGCGCGCCGCTCACCGCGGCCGTGGCGCGCGACAATCTCGTCGGCGTGCAGTTCCATCCCGAAAAAAGCCAGAGGCTGGGCCTAGCGTTGATCGGCAATTTCCTGAGGTGGCGTCCGTGA
- the hisF gene encoding imidazole glycerol phosphate synthase subunit HisF has product MLKARVIPCLDVKGGRVVKGVNFVDLRDAGDPVECAIAYDAAGADELCFLDITASHEDRGILLDVVQRTAEACFMPLTVGGGVRTLDDIRNLLLAGADKVSINSAAVANPGFVREASEKFGAQCIVVAIDAKRAAEGRWEIFTHGGRRPTGIDAVDYAREVVDLGAGEILLTSMDRDGTKSGFDIALTRAVADAVRAPVIASGGVGTLDHLVAGVKEGHASAVLAASIFHFGEYSIPQAKLHMAAAGLPMRLDGLEAMG; this is encoded by the coding sequence ATGCTCAAGGCGCGTGTCATTCCTTGCTTGGACGTGAAAGGCGGACGCGTCGTCAAAGGCGTCAATTTCGTCGATCTGCGCGACGCCGGCGATCCGGTCGAATGCGCCATCGCCTATGACGCCGCCGGCGCCGACGAACTCTGCTTTCTCGACATCACCGCAAGCCATGAAGACCGCGGCATTCTGCTCGACGTCGTGCAGCGCACGGCGGAAGCCTGCTTCATGCCGCTGACTGTGGGCGGCGGCGTGCGCACGCTGGACGACATTCGCAATCTGCTGCTCGCCGGCGCCGACAAGGTCTCGATCAATTCCGCCGCCGTGGCCAATCCCGGCTTCGTTCGCGAAGCGTCGGAAAAATTCGGCGCGCAATGCATCGTCGTGGCCATTGACGCCAAGCGCGCAGCCGAGGGACGCTGGGAAATCTTCACCCATGGCGGGCGCCGTCCGACCGGGATCGACGCCGTGGATTACGCCCGCGAAGTCGTCGACCTCGGCGCCGGCGAAATCCTGCTGACCTCCATGGATCGCGACGGCACGAAGAGCGGCTTCGACATTGCGCTGACCCGCGCCGTCGCCGACGCCGTGCGCGCGCCGGTCATCGCCTCGGGCGGCGTTGGAACGCTCGACCATCTCGTCGCCGGCGTCAAGGAAGGCCATGCGAGCGCCGTGCTCGCCGCTTCGATCTTCCATTTCGGCGAATATTCGATCCCGCAGGCGAAGCTTCACATGGCGGCGGCGGGGCTGCCGATGCGCCTCGACGGCCTGGAGGCGATGGGATGA
- the glcF gene encoding glycolate oxidase subunit GlcF, whose amino-acid sequence MQTFFSLQALADSDMAETEKILRACVHCGFCSATCPTYLLTGDELDGPRGRIYLIKEMFEKERPADARTALHIDRCLSCLSCMTTCPSGVHFMHLVDHARAHIEKTYARPFTERAMRVALAFVLPRPSLARPLFRVAAAIRPLARLLPRRLAAPFALAPSRLPPASSVDSPQVFAAQGARKMRVALLNGCVQTVIDTSINEATIRLLTRHGVEVVVAKGAGCCGALPHHLGKVDDSLRYARANIEAWTREIDSSGLDHIVINASGCGTSVKDYGFMFRNDPALAENAAHISAMAKDVTELMTEIGFAPSDDAPKLRVAYHSACSLQHGQKISQEPVALLTAAGFDVVAVPEGHICCGSAGTYNVLQPKLADALRSRKVANIESAAPDIVAAGNIGCIVQIRSGTEIPVAHTVELLDWASGGPKPTMLG is encoded by the coding sequence ATGCAGACGTTTTTCTCGCTGCAGGCGCTCGCCGATTCCGACATGGCGGAAACGGAGAAGATTCTGCGCGCCTGCGTGCACTGCGGCTTCTGCTCAGCGACATGCCCGACATATCTTCTCACCGGCGACGAACTCGATGGCCCCCGCGGCCGCATCTATCTCATCAAGGAGATGTTCGAGAAGGAGCGGCCGGCGGACGCGCGCACTGCCCTTCATATCGATCGCTGTTTGTCTTGTCTTTCCTGCATGACGACGTGTCCTTCGGGCGTGCATTTCATGCATCTCGTCGATCACGCCCGGGCGCATATCGAAAAAACATATGCGCGACCCTTCACGGAGCGCGCCATGCGCGTCGCGCTCGCTTTCGTCTTGCCTCGTCCTTCTCTCGCGCGACCGCTGTTTCGCGTGGCGGCGGCGATCCGCCCCTTGGCGCGCTTGCTGCCGCGCCGACTCGCGGCGCCGTTCGCGCTCGCGCCATCGCGCCTCCCGCCAGCTTCCAGCGTCGATTCTCCGCAGGTCTTTGCCGCGCAAGGCGCGCGCAAGATGCGCGTTGCTCTACTCAATGGCTGTGTTCAGACGGTCATCGACACCTCGATCAATGAGGCGACGATACGGCTGCTGACGCGCCACGGCGTCGAGGTCGTCGTGGCGAAAGGCGCCGGCTGCTGTGGGGCGCTGCCGCATCATCTCGGAAAGGTGGATGACTCGCTGCGCTATGCGCGCGCGAACATCGAAGCCTGGACGCGAGAAATCGACTCTAGCGGACTCGATCATATCGTCATCAACGCCTCAGGCTGCGGAACCAGCGTGAAGGACTATGGCTTCATGTTCCGCAATGATCCGGCTCTCGCGGAGAACGCGGCGCACATCTCGGCGATGGCGAAAGACGTGACGGAACTGATGACTGAGATTGGCTTTGCGCCGTCGGACGACGCGCCGAAACTTCGGGTCGCCTACCATTCCGCCTGCTCTCTGCAACATGGGCAGAAGATATCGCAAGAGCCGGTCGCGTTGTTGACCGCCGCGGGCTTTGACGTCGTCGCCGTTCCGGAGGGTCACATCTGCTGCGGTTCGGCGGGAACCTATAATGTGCTGCAGCCGAAGCTGGCCGACGCGTTGCGATCGCGAAAGGTCGCGAATATCGAAAGCGCCGCGCCGGACATTGTGGCTGCGGGCAACATCGGCTGCATCGTCCAGATCAGGTCGGGAACGGAAATCCCAGTGGCTCACACCGTCGAACTGCTCGATTGGGCGAGCGGGGGGCCGAAGCCCACGATGCTCGGCTAA
- a CDS encoding restriction endonuclease → MTNTWMVRAGRNGYLFDRFKELSIVALGWAGVGSEGDLSDKAALCSKLKDFYPEATEQSIFVAASQLVRFAHELQVGDRVVTYDPRARIYQCGIIKGPCEYHPNADEPTELTNRRMVEWGREKARDDLSLPARNSLGATLTLFFISSSISSELWSERSLTPSNDFVTEKDSEATFDPSAIELSELADEKIKDRIVRLDEYSMQELVAGLLRAMGYKTIVSARGPDRGKDIVASPDGFGFQAPRIVVEVKHRPRERMGPQEIRSFLGGRKPHESGLYVSTGGFTREAYYEAERSNVPLTLLDFEELVRAVLSAYASFDESARKLIPLTPIYWPL, encoded by the coding sequence ATGACTAACACCTGGATGGTTCGCGCTGGGCGGAATGGCTATCTCTTCGATCGCTTCAAGGAATTATCGATTGTTGCCCTAGGTTGGGCTGGCGTCGGATCTGAGGGAGATCTTTCGGACAAGGCGGCGTTGTGCAGTAAACTCAAAGATTTTTATCCTGAAGCCACTGAACAATCGATATTCGTCGCCGCCAGCCAGTTAGTGCGGTTTGCACATGAATTACAGGTGGGCGACCGCGTCGTCACCTACGACCCCCGCGCGCGGATATATCAATGTGGCATCATCAAAGGTCCTTGCGAATACCATCCTAATGCTGACGAACCCACGGAACTGACCAATCGCCGAATGGTTGAATGGGGCAGAGAAAAGGCCAGGGACGACCTGTCGTTGCCAGCACGTAACAGCTTGGGTGCAACGCTAACGTTATTTTTTATATCCTCTTCAATATCCAGCGAGCTTTGGTCTGAACGGTCACTTACTCCGTCGAATGACTTCGTCACCGAAAAGGATTCAGAGGCGACTTTTGATCCGTCTGCGATAGAGCTGTCCGAGCTCGCGGACGAAAAAATTAAGGACCGAATTGTTCGTTTAGACGAATATTCGATGCAAGAGCTGGTTGCAGGGCTCTTGAGAGCGATGGGATACAAGACCATCGTCTCGGCGCGGGGGCCTGATCGCGGGAAGGATATAGTTGCATCTCCAGATGGGTTTGGGTTTCAGGCACCTCGGATCGTGGTCGAAGTGAAGCATCGCCCACGTGAAAGAATGGGGCCTCAAGAAATTCGCAGCTTCCTTGGCGGCCGGAAACCACATGAGAGTGGGTTGTACGTCAGCACGGGAGGATTTACACGCGAAGCTTATTATGAAGCTGAGCGCTCAAACGTTCCGTTGACTTTGCTGGATTTTGAAGAGCTGGTCAGAGCTGTTCTGTCCGCCTATGCAAGCTTCGATGAATCGGCACGTAAATTAATCCCCTTAACTCCTATCTACTGGCCTCTGTGA
- the hslU gene encoding ATP-dependent protease ATPase subunit HslU: MADFSPREIVSELDRYIVGQSDAKRAVAIALRNRWRRLQLEGQMREEVLPKNILMIGPTGCGKTEIARRLARLANAPFLKVEATKFTEVGYVGRDVEQIVRDLIEVAIVMVKDRRRKDVQARAQQAAEERTLDALVGPAASPGTRETFRRRLRAGELDDKEIEVELTQSGSSMPMFELPNMPGASVSAFSLGDIFGKAMQRGKPRKLSVKEAQGPLIAEESDKLIDQEASVREAIHEVENNGIVFIDEMDKICAREGRGGADVSREGVQRDLLPLIEGTTVATKHGTVKTDHVLFIASGAFHVAKPSDLLPELQGRLPIRVELASLNEDDFRRILTETEACLTKQYSALLGTEGLTLEFAPSAVDAIAKVAVQVNTSVENIGARRLQTVMERVLDDISFSASDRAGDRIVIDGAYVEEHIGDLAKNRDLSRFIL; this comes from the coding sequence ATGGCCGACTTCTCGCCGCGCGAGATCGTTTCCGAACTTGATCGCTACATCGTTGGACAAAGCGACGCCAAGCGCGCCGTCGCGATCGCGCTGCGCAACCGCTGGCGCAGGCTCCAGCTCGAAGGCCAGATGCGCGAAGAAGTGCTGCCCAAGAACATCCTGATGATCGGCCCGACAGGCTGCGGCAAGACGGAGATCGCGCGTCGTCTGGCGCGTCTCGCCAATGCGCCATTCTTGAAGGTCGAGGCGACAAAATTCACCGAGGTGGGCTATGTCGGCCGCGATGTGGAGCAGATCGTGCGCGATCTGATCGAGGTCGCCATCGTGATGGTCAAGGACCGCCGCCGTAAGGACGTGCAGGCGCGCGCGCAGCAAGCGGCCGAAGAGCGCACGCTCGATGCGCTGGTGGGGCCCGCCGCGTCGCCCGGCACGCGTGAAACGTTTCGGCGCCGCCTGCGCGCGGGCGAACTCGACGACAAGGAAATCGAAGTCGAGCTGACGCAGTCGGGCTCCTCGATGCCGATGTTCGAACTGCCGAACATGCCCGGCGCGAGCGTCTCCGCCTTCTCGCTCGGCGATATTTTCGGCAAGGCGATGCAGCGCGGCAAGCCGCGCAAACTCTCGGTCAAGGAGGCGCAGGGACCTCTGATCGCCGAAGAGAGCGACAAGCTGATCGACCAGGAAGCGAGCGTCCGCGAGGCGATCCACGAGGTCGAGAACAACGGCATCGTTTTCATCGACGAGATGGACAAGATCTGCGCGCGCGAAGGCCGCGGCGGCGCCGACGTCTCGCGCGAAGGCGTGCAGCGTGACCTTCTACCGCTGATCGAAGGCACGACGGTCGCGACGAAACATGGAACGGTGAAGACCGACCATGTGCTGTTCATCGCCTCCGGCGCCTTCCATGTGGCGAAGCCTTCAGACCTCCTCCCAGAGTTGCAGGGGCGCTTGCCGATTCGCGTCGAACTCGCCTCGCTCAACGAAGACGACTTCCGCCGGATTCTGACCGAAACCGAGGCTTGCCTGACCAAGCAATATTCCGCGCTGCTGGGCACCGAAGGCCTGACGCTCGAATTTGCGCCCTCCGCCGTCGACGCGATCGCCAAGGTCGCCGTTCAGGTGAACACCTCGGTCGAGAACATCGGCGCGCGGCGCCTGCAGACGGTGATGGAGCGCGTGCTCGACGACATCAGTTTCTCGGCCTCCGACCGCGCCGGCGACCGTATCGTGATCGACGGGGCCTATGTCGAGGAGCACATCGGCGATCTGGCGAAGAACAGGGATCTGAGCCGGTTTATTTTGTGA
- a CDS encoding DUF2628 domain-containing protein, protein MAIFTVHFPPTGPGKPPAPEKIVFLRDGFSWPAFIFGPFWLAWRRAWLVAGLWTLLLVALALIAWKLRVSRDAMSWLTLGLAVWLGFEGERLVGWNLARRGYVERDLVIGDNLDEAEAAYFHRHRASERIAKDDVAGEPAP, encoded by the coding sequence ATGGCGATATTCACTGTTCATTTTCCGCCGACCGGGCCGGGCAAGCCTCCGGCGCCCGAAAAGATCGTCTTCCTGCGCGACGGTTTTTCCTGGCCGGCCTTCATTTTCGGCCCGTTCTGGCTCGCCTGGCGGCGGGCCTGGCTCGTCGCCGGCCTGTGGACGCTTCTTCTCGTCGCCCTCGCGCTCATCGCCTGGAAGCTGCGGGTGTCGCGCGACGCGATGTCCTGGCTGACGCTCGGGCTCGCTGTTTGGCTGGGTTTCGAGGGGGAGCGGCTCGTCGGCTGGAATTTGGCGCGTCGCGGCTACGTCGAGCGGGATCTCGTCATTGGCGATAACCTCGACGAGGCGGAGGCGGCCTACTTCCACCGCCATCGCGCTTCTGAGCGGATCGCGAAAGACGATGTCGCTGGGGAGCCCGCTCCTTGA
- the hslV gene encoding ATP-dependent protease subunit HslV — MDSEQHRLAAMHATTIILVKKAGETVIAGDGQVSLGQTIMKGNAKKVRRLGKGDVIAGFAGATADAFTLFERLESKLEQYPGQLMRACVELAKDWRMDRYLRRLEAMMLVADKSVGLVLTGSGDVLEPEGTGEGAVAAIGSGGNYALAAGRALLDSPLDAETIARRAMIIASEICVYTNQNVVVEKI; from the coding sequence ATGGATAGCGAACAACACCGCTTGGCGGCCATGCACGCGACGACGATCATCCTCGTCAAGAAAGCCGGAGAAACGGTGATCGCCGGCGACGGCCAGGTCAGCCTCGGCCAGACGATCATGAAGGGCAACGCCAAGAAAGTGCGCCGTTTGGGCAAGGGCGACGTGATCGCCGGTTTCGCCGGCGCCACCGCCGACGCCTTCACGCTCTTCGAACGGCTTGAATCGAAGCTCGAGCAATATCCCGGACAATTGATGCGCGCCTGCGTCGAACTCGCCAAGGACTGGCGCATGGACCGTTACCTGCGGCGCCTGGAGGCGATGATGCTCGTCGCCGACAAGAGCGTCGGCCTCGTGCTCACCGGCTCTGGCGACGTGCTCGAACCGGAAGGCACGGGCGAAGGCGCGGTGGCCGCGATCGGCTCGGGCGGAAATTACGCGCTCGCCGCCGGACGCGCCCTGCTCGATTCGCCGCTCGACGCCGAAACCATCGCGCGACGGGCGATGATTATCGCTTCAGAAATTTGCGTCTACACCAACCAGAATGTGGTGGTGGAGAAGATTTAG